In Arthrobacter citreus, a genomic segment contains:
- a CDS encoding YciI family protein, with translation MSIFAVEYVYDADSAAIRDEHRPTHREWLAGLAEQGRLLASGPFTDGAGALLIFTAQDDVDLSNLLMQDPFAAVGAISGMKTTQWKPVIGAFADLV, from the coding sequence ATGAGCATTTTTGCAGTTGAATACGTGTACGACGCCGATTCCGCCGCCATCCGTGATGAGCACCGCCCCACCCACCGTGAGTGGCTGGCCGGTTTGGCGGAGCAGGGACGCTTGCTGGCCTCGGGTCCGTTCACGGACGGCGCCGGCGCCTTGCTGATCTTCACTGCGCAGGACGACGTCGATCTCTCCAACCTGCTGATGCAGGACCCCTTTGCCGCCGTCGGCGCCATCTCGGGAATGAAAACCACGCAGTGGAAGCCGGTTATCGGCGCTTTTGCCGATCTTGTCTAA
- the ispG gene encoding flavodoxin-dependent (E)-4-hydroxy-3-methylbut-2-enyl-diphosphate synthase, protein MTSVNLGMPAAPPPTLAPRRKTRQIKVGSVGVGSDSPISVQSMTTTPTTDINATLQQIAELTASGCDIVRVACPSADDAAALPIIAKKSQIPVIADIHFQPKYVFAAIEAGCAAVRVNPGNIRKFDDQVREIAQVAKDHGTSIRIGVNAGSLDPRLLAKYGKATPEALVESAVWEASLFEEHDFHDFKISVKHNDPVVMVRAYELLAERGDWPLHLGVTEAGPAFQGTIKSATAFGALLSKGIGDTIRVSLSAPPVEEIKVGNQILQSLNLRPRKLEIVSCPSCGRAQVDVYTLAEQVTAGLEGMEVPLRVAVMGCVVNGPGEAREADLGVASGNGKGQIFVKGEVIKTVPEDQIVETLIEEAMKIAESMGESDGENAGTGGPMVTVG, encoded by the coding sequence TTGACCTCGGTCAACCTTGGAATGCCAGCAGCACCGCCGCCCACTCTCGCGCCGCGGCGCAAGACCCGCCAAATCAAAGTGGGATCGGTGGGGGTTGGATCAGATTCGCCCATCAGCGTTCAGTCCATGACAACCACGCCCACCACGGACATCAACGCCACCCTGCAGCAGATCGCAGAGCTGACGGCCTCCGGGTGTGACATTGTCCGGGTTGCCTGCCCCAGCGCCGACGACGCAGCGGCACTGCCGATCATTGCGAAAAAGTCGCAGATCCCCGTGATCGCCGACATCCACTTCCAGCCCAAGTACGTGTTTGCGGCCATTGAAGCCGGTTGCGCCGCGGTACGCGTCAACCCGGGCAACATCCGCAAGTTTGACGACCAGGTTCGGGAAATCGCCCAGGTCGCCAAGGATCACGGCACCTCCATCCGCATCGGCGTCAACGCCGGTTCGCTGGATCCGCGGCTGCTCGCCAAATACGGCAAGGCAACCCCCGAGGCCCTCGTGGAATCCGCAGTCTGGGAAGCGTCCCTGTTCGAGGAACACGACTTCCACGACTTCAAGATTTCCGTCAAGCACAATGACCCCGTGGTCATGGTCCGCGCCTATGAGCTCCTCGCGGAACGCGGCGACTGGCCGCTGCACCTCGGTGTCACCGAAGCCGGGCCGGCGTTCCAGGGAACCATCAAGTCCGCCACCGCTTTCGGCGCACTCCTGTCGAAGGGCATCGGCGACACCATCCGCGTGTCGCTGTCCGCTCCTCCGGTGGAGGAAATCAAGGTGGGCAACCAGATTCTGCAGTCGCTGAACCTGCGCCCGCGCAAGCTGGAAATTGTGTCCTGCCCGTCCTGCGGCCGCGCCCAGGTGGACGTGTACACTCTCGCAGAGCAGGTGACCGCCGGGCTGGAAGGCATGGAGGTTCCGCTCCGCGTCGCGGTCATGGGCTGCGTTGTCAACGGACCGGGCGAAGCCCGCGAAGCTGACCTCGGAGTGGCCTCCGGCAACGGCAAGGGCCAGATCTTTGTGAAGGGAGAAGTCATCAAGACTGTTCCCGAAGACCAGATCGTTGAGACCCTCATTGAAGAGGCTATGAAGATCGCAGAGAGCATGGGGGAATCCGATGGCGAAAATGCTGGCACGGGTGGCCCCATGGTTACTGTCGGCTAA